The Leptospira kmetyi serovar Malaysia str. Bejo-Iso9 genome includes a window with the following:
- a CDS encoding YgaP family membrane protein, which yields MNRWYLERMLFLIAGFVSLLGLTLGFYFSPWFLTLNVLVGINQIVFALTGFCPMALILGKLGIPSAAEVFGGKK from the coding sequence ATGAACCGTTGGTATTTGGAGAGAATGTTGTTTTTGATCGCTGGTTTCGTTTCGCTTTTAGGACTTACCTTGGGTTTTTATTTCAGTCCGTGGTTTTTGACCCTAAACGTTTTGGTAGGAATCAATCAGATCGTTTTCGCGCTTACGGGATTCTGCCCTATGGCCTTAATCCTCGGCAAACTCGGAATTCCTTCCGCCGCGGAGGTTTTCGGAGGAAAAAAATGA
- a CDS encoding TolC family protein encodes MKSHSSFLIFLSLISPFSGEVFAENVLEFSEVWEKIRVESATLQTKASEVKTNEIVKNRSSKHWLPKIYADARAFRTDDPTLNFMGKLGQRSANASDFSTESLRYQPSNFLDSSNQPYNGVNPNNANLFAKDTLNHPGNNSYSKGTLGIELPLFEGGGKVAAHMIREKRLHAVLSEGKYIRILEYSKAALSYQSIVLAEENLAHIENLSEQIRNFLNRYRIGNRSNPVGFSGHLALQSLQLLLNVSKKEFESLKKSAEENLFLGASGLDENFRPKKNTLFSFADRYLPIPKEKDSLHTPLSEAYRFQSEEAQEGIEAEKAKFLPKIAAYAETYAYNGARNQANSYNAGVYLQMNLLDPSDLGALDEAKAKAETAKKKSKEIRQNEENRFKILVSREKIIFDNLNSIYESMRLQEEQLQVSQKLFRNGTIQAPQMAESFSAMANLLKLKSSSELEYLKIRSELSLYSAHENSYEK; translated from the coding sequence ATGAAATCTCATTCGAGTTTTCTAATATTCTTATCTTTGATCTCGCCCTTTTCGGGCGAGGTCTTTGCCGAAAACGTTCTCGAGTTCTCCGAAGTCTGGGAAAAGATCCGAGTCGAATCCGCGACTCTACAAACGAAGGCTTCCGAGGTCAAAACGAACGAGATCGTAAAAAACAGATCCTCCAAACACTGGCTTCCCAAAATTTACGCCGACGCACGCGCGTTTAGAACCGACGACCCCACTCTCAACTTTATGGGAAAACTCGGACAAAGATCCGCAAACGCCTCCGACTTTTCTACGGAAAGTCTTCGTTATCAACCGAGTAATTTTTTGGATTCGAGTAATCAGCCCTACAACGGCGTCAATCCGAACAACGCGAATCTGTTCGCAAAAGACACGCTCAATCATCCCGGAAACAATTCTTATTCGAAAGGGACATTGGGGATAGAACTTCCGCTTTTTGAAGGAGGCGGAAAAGTCGCGGCTCATATGATCCGGGAAAAACGGCTTCACGCGGTTTTATCCGAGGGCAAATACATTCGAATTTTAGAATATTCAAAAGCGGCTTTGTCCTATCAGTCGATTGTTCTCGCGGAGGAGAACCTGGCACACATCGAAAATTTATCGGAACAGATTCGAAATTTTTTGAATCGTTATAGAATCGGAAACCGTTCCAACCCGGTCGGATTTTCGGGTCATCTCGCTCTACAATCCTTACAACTCCTATTGAATGTTTCTAAAAAAGAATTTGAATCTCTAAAAAAATCCGCCGAAGAAAATCTATTCTTAGGCGCTTCCGGTTTGGATGAAAATTTTCGGCCCAAGAAAAATACGTTATTCTCCTTTGCAGATCGATATCTTCCCATTCCCAAAGAGAAGGATTCCCTTCACACTCCTCTTTCCGAGGCCTATCGATTTCAATCCGAAGAAGCACAGGAAGGGATCGAGGCGGAGAAAGCGAAGTTTCTTCCCAAGATCGCGGCGTATGCGGAGACGTACGCATACAACGGCGCGAGAAACCAGGCCAATTCCTACAACGCAGGCGTTTATCTTCAGATGAATCTTTTGGATCCGTCCGACCTCGGGGCCTTGGACGAAGCCAAGGCAAAAGCGGAAACTGCCAAGAAAAAATCCAAAGAAATCAGACAGAACGAGGAGAATCGTTTTAAGATTCTCGTTTCAAGAGAAAAAATCATATTCGATAATTTGAATTCGATTTACGAATCGATGCGACTTCAAGAGGAACAACTTCAGGTTTCCCAAAAACTTTTTCGAAACGGAACGATACAAGCCCCTCAGATGGCGGAATCCTTTTCGGCGATGGCAAACCTACTCAAACTCAAATCCTCTTCCGAACTCGAATATTTGAAAATCAGATCCGAACTTTCACTCTATTCAGCACACGAGAATTCTTATGAAAAATAA
- a CDS encoding efflux RND transporter permease subunit produces MKNKIESAGFAGKLASLFVHSKITPVIVFGSILLGLISVYLTPKEEEPQISVPMIDIRLSAPGFNAHEVERKVTEPVERAVWGLEGVEYVYSSSTDHGAIVTVRFEVGQPLEPSLVKIHHKLLEIQGDLPPNVFPASVKALTIDDVPFLALTFSSTTKDDYFLRTLVAPLARELSGTPDLSKVELLGGRKKTVRVVAEPARMNGFGIGLSELANSLKRNSTVLPAGKNWGKEKEYDVEVGSSVSTLDEIKSLPVAQRGGRVILVSDLARVIEGPNERTKESLFYDKGSNEKAAAAVTISFAKRKGTNVVPLSRELLERAESFRTKLPEDIQMSVLRDYGETAASKSHELIEHLLIATVSVSVLIALWMGYRASLVVSITIPVTLALTLALYYFLGYTLNRVTLFALIFSIGILVDDAIVVVENIERHFHENPKLGILQNTLNAVAEVGNPTILATFTVIAAILPMAFVRGLMGPYMKPIPVGASLAMILSLFVAFIVTPWIGVRILKEQKVRAGAAEPKKNSKLDRIYIQFVEWLLKSKSNSLKFAAWVILLLLLSFGLVAFKAVKVKMLPFDDKNEFQVLIDYDSGTPLEKNLQRTKRLAESILQNENVEKVQIFAGEAAPFSFSGMVKHSFLRNTDWKSDLHVVLKSKDHRKIKSHEIIESLRPIIAEFGNKENALTKVLEIPPGPPVLATFVAEIYGPTEAERKHAALRIRSILSKQEGVVDLDSSLRTDRPKIVYPFRSTLGGILGVRSETVAKDAQFLFSETPLFSLAEAENPEEITVDLSVNDKARSSSRPFQNLNVSSLESGSVASETVLNSPYIKESLTLNRKNLRPVEYVTSEFSGKEEAPVYGILKLSPKIDYPTSTLDTPRNADQVFIKWDGEWFITYEVFRDLGGAFALVMILIYVLILGWFKNYFLPLVIMIPIPISLIGILPGHWITNAYFTATSMIGFIAGAGIIVRNSILLVDFIESELALGKPLKQSVIDAGVIRFRPMLLTASAVVVGSSIMLFDPIFQGLAVSLIFGEVAATILSRFAVPALYYWFLGKRRMQELKTGI; encoded by the coding sequence ATGAAAAATAAAATCGAATCCGCCGGTTTCGCGGGAAAGTTAGCTTCCCTATTCGTTCATTCCAAGATCACGCCCGTAATCGTTTTCGGAAGCATTCTTCTCGGTCTTATTTCCGTTTATCTGACTCCGAAAGAGGAAGAACCTCAAATCTCGGTTCCGATGATAGACATTCGGCTTTCGGCTCCCGGCTTTAACGCGCACGAAGTCGAACGCAAAGTCACCGAACCCGTGGAAAGGGCCGTATGGGGTCTGGAAGGCGTGGAATACGTTTATTCTTCCAGCACGGATCACGGAGCGATCGTGACGGTTCGATTCGAAGTTGGTCAACCATTGGAACCTTCTTTGGTGAAAATTCATCACAAACTTTTGGAAATCCAGGGCGATCTTCCGCCTAACGTGTTCCCTGCATCCGTCAAGGCTCTTACGATCGACGACGTCCCCTTTTTGGCGCTCACGTTTAGCTCCACGACGAAGGACGATTATTTTTTAAGAACATTAGTCGCTCCTTTGGCGCGGGAACTTTCGGGTACGCCCGATCTTTCCAAGGTAGAACTTTTGGGCGGAAGAAAGAAAACCGTTCGAGTCGTCGCCGAACCGGCCCGTATGAACGGATTCGGAATCGGTCTTTCCGAATTGGCAAACTCGTTAAAACGAAATAGCACCGTTCTTCCGGCCGGAAAAAACTGGGGAAAGGAAAAAGAATACGACGTGGAAGTCGGTTCCTCTGTATCTACGTTAGACGAAATTAAGTCCTTGCCGGTCGCACAACGGGGAGGACGTGTGATTCTCGTGTCCGATTTGGCGCGGGTTATCGAAGGACCGAATGAAAGAACCAAAGAATCCTTGTTTTACGATAAAGGTTCGAACGAAAAAGCCGCCGCCGCTGTAACGATCAGTTTCGCCAAAAGAAAAGGAACCAATGTCGTTCCGTTATCCCGAGAACTTTTGGAACGCGCGGAATCGTTTCGAACCAAACTGCCTGAGGATATTCAAATGTCCGTCCTCAGGGATTATGGAGAAACCGCGGCTTCCAAATCCCACGAATTGATAGAACATCTTTTGATCGCTACGGTTTCGGTGAGTGTTTTGATCGCTCTTTGGATGGGATACAGGGCTTCGCTCGTGGTTTCGATTACCATTCCGGTTACTTTGGCTCTTACATTAGCTCTTTATTATTTTCTGGGATACACATTGAATCGAGTCACCTTGTTCGCATTAATTTTTTCGATCGGAATCCTCGTGGACGACGCGATCGTAGTAGTCGAGAACATAGAAAGACATTTTCACGAAAATCCCAAACTGGGAATTCTTCAGAACACGTTAAACGCAGTCGCCGAGGTAGGGAATCCTACGATCCTCGCTACCTTCACGGTGATCGCCGCCATTCTTCCTATGGCTTTTGTGAGAGGACTGATGGGCCCTTATATGAAACCGATTCCGGTCGGCGCGAGTCTTGCGATGATTCTTTCCTTGTTCGTCGCGTTTATCGTAACTCCTTGGATCGGAGTTCGGATTCTCAAAGAACAAAAGGTCCGCGCCGGAGCGGCCGAACCGAAAAAAAACTCCAAACTCGACCGGATCTATATTCAATTTGTGGAATGGTTGTTGAAGTCAAAATCCAATTCGCTGAAGTTCGCGGCCTGGGTCATCTTACTTCTTCTTTTATCGTTCGGGTTGGTTGCATTCAAAGCGGTGAAAGTGAAGATGCTTCCCTTCGACGACAAAAACGAATTTCAAGTGTTGATCGATTACGATTCCGGAACTCCTTTGGAAAAAAATCTTCAAAGAACCAAACGGCTCGCGGAATCAATTCTTCAAAACGAGAACGTGGAAAAAGTTCAGATTTTTGCGGGCGAAGCCGCACCCTTCTCCTTTTCCGGAATGGTAAAACACAGTTTTTTACGAAACACCGATTGGAAATCAGATCTGCATGTCGTATTAAAATCCAAGGATCATCGTAAAATCAAAAGTCACGAAATCATAGAATCGTTACGGCCGATCATCGCGGAATTCGGGAACAAAGAAAACGCGCTCACAAAAGTATTGGAAATTCCTCCCGGACCTCCGGTGCTCGCGACTTTCGTAGCGGAAATCTACGGACCAACCGAAGCTGAAAGAAAACACGCCGCCTTGCGGATCCGTTCCATTCTTTCCAAACAGGAAGGAGTCGTGGATTTGGATTCGAGTCTTCGAACCGATCGTCCTAAAATCGTTTATCCGTTCCGATCCACGTTAGGAGGAATTCTCGGCGTAAGATCGGAAACGGTTGCAAAGGACGCGCAGTTTCTTTTTTCGGAAACTCCCCTCTTTAGCCTTGCGGAAGCAGAGAATCCCGAAGAGATCACTGTGGATCTTTCCGTGAACGATAAGGCCCGTTCTTCCTCGAGGCCGTTTCAAAATCTCAATGTCTCTTCCTTGGAGAGCGGGTCAGTCGCGTCCGAAACAGTATTAAATTCTCCTTATATAAAAGAAAGTTTAACCTTAAATCGAAAGAATCTGAGGCCGGTCGAATACGTAACGAGCGAGTTCTCGGGCAAAGAAGAGGCGCCCGTCTATGGAATTCTAAAACTTTCGCCGAAAATCGATTACCCGACTTCAACTCTGGACACCCCTAGAAATGCAGATCAGGTTTTTATAAAATGGGACGGAGAATGGTTCATCACCTACGAAGTCTTTCGGGATTTGGGAGGAGCGTTCGCGCTCGTGATGATTTTGATTTATGTTTTGATTTTAGGATGGTTTAAAAATTATTTCCTTCCGCTTGTCATCATGATTCCGATTCCGATTTCCTTGATCGGAATACTTCCGGGACATTGGATCACGAACGCGTATTTCACGGCGACTTCCATGATCGGATTCATCGCGGGAGCGGGAATCATCGTTCGTAATTCAATTTTACTCGTGGACTTTATCGAATCCGAACTCGCTCTTGGAAAACCTTTGAAACAATCCGTCATCGACGCGGGTGTGATTCGATTTCGTCCCATGTTGTTGACCGCGTCCGCGGTCGTTGTGGGAAGTTCGATCATGCTCTTTGATCCGATCTTTCAAGGTTTAGCGGTCTCATTAATTTTCGGAGAAGTCGCCGCGACCATTCTCAGTCGTTTCGCCGTACCCGCGCTTTACTATTGGTTTTTAGGAAAAAGAAGAATGCAAGAGCTCAAAACCGGAATCTGA
- a CDS encoding SpoIIE family protein phosphatase: MKKSLRLQIIVIYTILTVVNLTFVAVMIFENQTDLLISNFTLESDRVAREILKKVESFGNIDFEDSSQTNDFQSKLFSIGLTNFSVIASENDSFEKTKSILSNGVTANVSDLKTKLKNITSAKAALNTSYDIELDTDHFIVNLIFYLNPKTFLISQIKMKEMVDRLRSLYIQLGLLLVWGFAFHILFGIFLYRKIFVRLFLLKEVSETMATGNLNARISWNTSAHDELDALGNTFNGMAEQISSQFDTLTLKNTQIQTELEIGKNVQECFLPEKRKSFNLIDAEIVYQPMREVSGDIYDIIEINDSRTAFFLADATGHGVSAALITSIIHYNVENIMKETVNPAHIFNKLSDNLFETLQGTFFATGIFILFEKEGGYAYFCSAGHNPIYYYRKAQNKIVVLESTGFVLGIGIPDEYSVLKIKTSPGDKILVYTDGVLDATNETTEQFGDDRLMDAFQKYATLPMGELTEKLRNEIHSFANIFPDDVTFGILEITQK; encoded by the coding sequence ATGAAGAAATCGCTTCGATTACAGATTATCGTCATTTATACGATTTTAACCGTTGTCAATCTCACATTTGTAGCGGTCATGATTTTTGAAAATCAAACCGATCTTCTCATTTCCAACTTCACTCTGGAATCGGACCGAGTCGCGCGGGAGATTCTCAAAAAAGTGGAATCCTTCGGAAACATAGACTTCGAGGATTCTTCCCAAACAAACGACTTTCAAAGTAAACTTTTCAGCATCGGTCTCACCAATTTTTCCGTGATCGCCTCGGAAAACGATTCGTTTGAAAAGACGAAATCCATTCTTTCCAACGGAGTTACGGCGAACGTTTCCGATCTCAAAACGAAACTGAAGAATATAACGAGCGCCAAAGCGGCCCTCAACACGTCGTATGATATCGAACTCGACACCGATCATTTTATCGTAAACCTGATCTTTTATCTAAACCCGAAAACCTTTCTCATATCTCAAATCAAAATGAAGGAGATGGTCGATCGGCTTCGATCTCTTTACATTCAGCTCGGTTTGCTTCTCGTCTGGGGATTCGCGTTTCACATTCTTTTCGGAATTTTCCTCTATCGTAAGATTTTCGTTCGTCTCTTTCTCCTCAAGGAAGTCAGCGAAACGATGGCAACGGGAAATTTAAACGCGAGAATTTCATGGAACACGTCGGCCCACGACGAACTCGACGCGTTAGGCAACACATTCAACGGAATGGCGGAACAGATATCCTCCCAATTCGACACGCTTACTTTGAAGAACACGCAGATTCAAACCGAATTGGAAATCGGTAAAAACGTTCAGGAATGTTTTCTTCCGGAAAAAAGAAAAAGTTTCAATCTCATCGACGCGGAAATCGTGTATCAACCGATGCGGGAAGTCAGCGGAGATATCTACGACATCATCGAAATCAACGATTCGAGAACCGCGTTCTTTTTGGCGGACGCGACCGGTCACGGAGTTTCCGCGGCGCTCATCACTTCCATCATCCACTACAACGTGGAAAACATCATGAAGGAAACCGTAAACCCCGCGCATATCTTCAACAAACTGAGCGACAATCTTTTTGAAACCCTACAAGGAACGTTCTTCGCCACGGGAATTTTCATTCTCTTTGAGAAAGAAGGCGGTTACGCATACTTTTGTAGCGCGGGTCACAACCCGATTTACTACTATCGCAAAGCTCAGAACAAGATCGTCGTTTTGGAATCGACCGGTTTCGTTTTAGGAATCGGAATTCCGGACGAATACAGCGTTTTAAAAATCAAAACCTCCCCCGGCGATAAGATCCTCGTTTATACGGACGGAGTTTTGGACGCGACCAACGAAACGACCGAACAATTCGGAGACGATCGTCTGATGGACGCGTTTCAAAAATACGCGACTCTTCCCATGGGAGAATTAACGGAGAAACTCAGAAACGAAATCCATTCCTTTGCGAATATTTTTCCGGACGACGTCACTTTCGGAATCTTAGAGATCACTCAAAAATGA
- a CDS encoding tetratricopeptide repeat protein, which yields MKKSLLIAILGFLLIVFFGLVVLDTKLYELKVTLEKRKLFNFSFSSEILRSKFESILSNRDNIKAEMNLNNLQSSLIESNQLESFSVGILQNFGSVLINGVRLITGKPPIDFEISSTKVRALERAFSLERNQAYKDAYQAYGETLDIFAKGTDESGFILLHQGFCLAVQGEFDLALKDLESVLEHNPGTVFANDAEILIAIIQKSKQSIQEIEENLDSPESRAKAFFAKGNYAKVLEEFAKSNMTSAEMRYIRAYSLEKTGNQNAAITEYAKLAFSDTDKEIAIKANRRLMMLGHYYNAGSEIARISDKNAERLGDASEAAEIRASSEKLKPSSADENFRSLNETGKNDEKKAALSGELQEIVTKSDAFLKKAEDEAKAEARNFIAVQVVDSVPVYGDKIVINGDETKLFSAHFPITLATYTIDSISLTKNSTKTPRKLLFVQNQEKTPFLKAVFEDDQSITLIEKKSKKKINLNSPIQIELSK from the coding sequence ATGAAAAAAAGTCTTTTGATCGCAATTCTAGGATTTCTATTGATCGTTTTTTTCGGGCTCGTCGTACTCGATACCAAACTCTACGAACTGAAAGTCACTCTGGAAAAAAGAAAACTTTTCAACTTCTCCTTCTCGAGCGAAATTCTGAGATCCAAGTTCGAAAGTATTCTTTCCAACCGAGATAACATCAAAGCGGAAATGAATCTGAACAATCTTCAAAGTTCTTTGATCGAAAGCAATCAACTCGAGAGTTTCAGCGTGGGAATTCTCCAGAACTTCGGTTCCGTTCTGATCAACGGAGTCCGTTTGATCACGGGCAAACCACCGATCGATTTCGAAATCAGTTCCACAAAAGTCCGCGCTCTCGAACGCGCATTCAGTTTGGAAAGAAACCAGGCGTACAAGGACGCGTATCAAGCCTACGGAGAAACGTTAGACATCTTTGCCAAGGGAACGGACGAAAGCGGATTCATTCTTCTGCACCAAGGTTTTTGCCTCGCCGTTCAGGGAGAATTCGATCTCGCACTCAAAGACTTGGAATCCGTTTTGGAACACAATCCCGGAACCGTTTTCGCGAACGACGCGGAAATTCTCATCGCAATCATCCAAAAATCAAAACAAAGTATTCAAGAAATCGAGGAGAATCTCGACTCGCCCGAATCCAGAGCCAAGGCGTTTTTCGCAAAAGGAAACTACGCGAAGGTTTTGGAAGAATTCGCAAAATCGAATATGACTTCCGCGGAGATGCGCTATATCCGCGCGTATTCTTTGGAAAAAACGGGAAATCAAAACGCGGCGATCACCGAATACGCGAAACTCGCATTCTCGGACACGGATAAGGAAATCGCGATCAAAGCCAATCGAAGATTGATGATGCTCGGTCACTATTACAACGCGGGAAGCGAAATCGCGAGAATCTCCGATAAGAACGCGGAACGATTGGGAGACGCAAGCGAGGCCGCGGAGATCCGCGCATCCTCCGAAAAATTAAAACCCTCTTCCGCGGATGAGAATTTTCGAAGTTTAAACGAAACCGGAAAGAATGACGAGAAAAAAGCGGCTCTCAGCGGAGAACTCCAGGAAATCGTAACGAAGTCGGACGCATTCTTAAAAAAAGCGGAAGACGAAGCGAAGGCCGAAGCTCGCAACTTCATCGCGGTTCAAGTCGTGGATTCGGTTCCGGTCTACGGAGACAAGATCGTCATCAACGGGGACGAAACGAAATTGTTCTCCGCGCACTTCCCCATCACTCTCGCAACTTATACGATCGATTCGATCAGTCTTACGAAGAATTCGACCAAAACTCCACGCAAACTTTTATTCGTTCAGAATCAGGAAAAAACTCCGTTCTTAAAGGCGGTGTTCGAAGACGATCAATCGATCACCTTAATCGAAAAAAAATCCAAGAAGAAGATCAACCTGAATTCTCCGATTCAGATCGAGTTATCAAAATGA
- a CDS encoding LB_137 family protein: MKRTLIYILLFTFLNGYLQAHRVILKSGEQLSGDLKETEGAADHIILSTEGEDIKIFKKDISEMFFEESGNHLCMHFKGQPEPKCGLKLLKINSSTAFYVDENNRYLRISFKDLESITIEVPSTKILDQLSRTGFQIVIKSKDQTEIQAPIESVNENSIFVQNETNVNPISIPREEIVSLFYKTTEDKKDPSKEKEPISLVDYLIPGYYVKRQGYTKSGITMMGLTGFFIAGSVYEFIAAKNAQGKNPVYIPQSNGSVLWLEQPNGEFDRHKQLNQLFLISLACTYLFNTVLVSFPVAFSYFFQEIPSATPSLHSLEKDQKIEMKININF, from the coding sequence ATGAAACGAACCTTGATCTACATTCTTCTTTTTACGTTTTTAAACGGATATCTCCAAGCGCACCGCGTGATTTTAAAATCCGGAGAACAACTTTCGGGAGATTTGAAGGAAACCGAAGGAGCCGCCGATCATATCATTCTTTCCACCGAAGGCGAGGACATAAAAATTTTCAAGAAGGACATATCGGAAATGTTTTTCGAAGAATCCGGAAATCATCTTTGTATGCACTTCAAGGGTCAACCGGAACCGAAATGCGGTTTGAAACTTCTGAAGATCAATTCGAGCACCGCGTTTTATGTGGACGAAAACAATCGTTATCTTCGGATTTCGTTTAAGGACTTGGAATCGATCACGATCGAAGTTCCGTCCACGAAAATTCTCGACCAACTTTCCAGAACCGGATTTCAAATCGTCATCAAGTCCAAGGATCAAACCGAAATCCAAGCTCCCATAGAAAGCGTAAACGAAAACTCGATTTTCGTACAGAACGAAACGAACGTAAACCCGATATCGATTCCAAGAGAAGAGATCGTATCCTTGTTTTACAAAACGACGGAGGATAAAAAGGATCCTTCCAAAGAGAAGGAACCGATCAGCCTCGTAGACTATTTGATCCCGGGTTATTACGTCAAAAGACAGGGATATACGAAAAGCGGAATCACGATGATGGGTTTGACCGGTTTCTTTATTGCGGGAAGCGTTTACGAATTCATCGCCGCAAAAAACGCGCAAGGTAAGAATCCGGTTTATATTCCGCAGAGCAACGGCTCCGTTTTATGGCTGGAACAGCCGAACGGAGAATTCGACAGACATAAACAACTCAATCAGCTTTTCTTAATATCTCTTGCCTGCACGTATTTATTCAACACGGTTCTCGTAAGCTTTCCGGTCGCGTTTTCGTATTTTTTTCAGGAAATACCTTCCGCAACTCCGAGTCTGCATTCTTTGGAAAAGGACCAAAAAATCGAAATGAAAATCAATATTAACTTTTAG
- a CDS encoding STAS domain-containing protein codes for MEATNNSKDELSVEIISNSHVNHLLKPHITIVKTNGEVNIFSSKKLKDLFNLKIDEGTRVLLLDLSATTHIDSSGLAVLISTQAKLMKQLKGALIVYSIPNSIGKIFELTRLDKLITLSIDLDEAVDKAMAY; via the coding sequence ATGGAAGCAACAAACAATTCAAAAGACGAGTTATCGGTGGAGATTATATCCAATTCTCACGTAAACCATCTATTAAAACCGCATATTACGATCGTAAAGACGAACGGAGAAGTGAACATTTTCTCTTCGAAAAAACTCAAGGACCTTTTCAATCTGAAAATCGACGAAGGCACAAGAGTTCTTTTATTGGATCTTTCAGCGACGACGCATATCGATTCTTCGGGACTTGCGGTTCTGATCAGCACTCAGGCAAAATTGATGAAACAACTCAAGGGAGCTTTGATCGTATATTCGATTCCGAACTCGATCGGTAAGATTTTCGAATTAACACGATTGGACAAACTCATCACCTTGTCGATCGACTTGGACGAAGCCGTCGATAAGGCGATGGCCTACTAA
- a CDS encoding DUF1554 domain-containing protein, with the protein MRILAMSFGLIVMNCAQAEPIEFDSSHSQIGLILNALIFKSSSIAENSPFFSLEEGRTNSIAIPISSHSNLNKVKIFKESNVMNTLYVPEEANVFGSSEGTKVNVELYANTDLNCENEDLTLNLKDENGSIVGKADVRILDSDKCMFFATAKGAGYDGNLGGVSGADRICQSEKGEFLPGDKNEYRALLGAQYQRKPSLNDDGGMDWPVLRNLRFYIHSNDSSRSQYFFGTSFSVPVNSDGSSGIFSIPLSENLPASVSPSPARIWAGYYSSFTVGMDCAGWTSNQNTVGALTTGVSFSGTYNSCDVRHSILCVRL; encoded by the coding sequence TTGCGTATACTCGCTATGTCGTTTGGATTGATCGTGATGAACTGCGCGCAAGCGGAACCGATTGAATTCGATTCTTCCCACAGTCAGATCGGACTTATTTTAAACGCGTTGATTTTCAAATCATCGTCCATTGCCGAAAACTCTCCCTTTTTTTCCTTGGAAGAGGGAAGAACGAACTCGATCGCAATTCCGATTTCTTCGCACTCCAATCTTAATAAAGTTAAAATATTCAAAGAATCGAATGTGATGAATACTCTCTACGTTCCCGAAGAAGCGAACGTTTTCGGATCTTCCGAAGGTACGAAAGTCAACGTAGAACTCTACGCAAACACGGACTTGAACTGTGAAAACGAGGATTTGACTTTGAATCTGAAGGATGAAAACGGTTCGATTGTCGGTAAAGCGGACGTTCGCATCTTGGATTCCGATAAATGTATGTTCTTTGCCACCGCCAAGGGAGCAGGATACGACGGAAACTTGGGCGGTGTGTCCGGTGCGGATCGGATTTGTCAAAGCGAGAAGGGCGAATTTCTTCCCGGCGATAAAAACGAATATCGGGCGCTTTTGGGCGCACAGTATCAAAGAAAGCCGAGTTTGAACGACGACGGTGGGATGGATTGGCCCGTTCTTAGAAATTTACGATTTTATATTCACAGTAACGATTCTTCCCGTTCTCAATATTTTTTCGGAACTTCCTTTTCCGTTCCCGTAAACTCCGACGGTTCTTCCGGAATTTTTTCGATTCCGCTTTCCGAGAATTTGCCCGCTTCGGTTTCGCCGAGTCCGGCTCGTATCTGGGCGGGTTATTACAGTTCTTTTACGGTCGGAATGGATTGTGCGGGTTGGACTTCGAATCAGAACACTGTTGGGGCTTTGACGACGGGCGTATCTTTCAGCGGTACATACAACAGCTGCGACGTTCGGCATTCGATTTTATGTGTACGATTATAA